The following coding sequences are from one Sesamum indicum cultivar Zhongzhi No. 13 linkage group LG11, S_indicum_v1.0, whole genome shotgun sequence window:
- the LOC105174355 gene encoding UDP-glycosyltransferase 86A1-like: protein MASRVKLHPIIIPFPCINLVLKLASKGFLVTFVHLEFVHHTLSKSRHDKQLTKSIYSPMPVNQVLTYVTQQSMMVFLWNTTDFSTWRNTLNSWPETIAEKYNLVNVSVSDRNSIGVFFDLPLGTSKTVISHAKISKHVFEAIAYGLLLSEVNFIWVVRPGIVASDDANGLPAGFEDAVQDRGLVVPWCNQVMVLSNPAAGGFFTHCGWNSELVVDDWKIGINLCDGSYIDREEVALKIKRLMSGTILKGLNQRIMEVRVKLHDGVHMDGSSERKFGR, encoded by the exons atgGCATCAAGGGTCAAACTCCACCCCATCATAATCCCATTCCCTTGCATCAATCTTGTACTCAAGCTTGCTTCAAAGGGCTTTCTCGTTACGTTTGTTCATCTTGAATTTGTTCACCACACGTTGTCTAAATCCCGTCATGACAAACAACTGACCAAGTCGATTTATTCTCCGATGCCCGTCAATCAGGTCTTGACATACGTTACGCAACAATCAATGATGGTTTTCCTCTGGAATACAACCGATTTCTCCACCTGGAGGA ACACTCTTAATTCATGGCCTGAAACAATTGCTGAGAAGTACAACCTTGTGAATGTCTCAGTTTCAGACAGAAACAGCATTGGTGTTTTCTTTGATCTACCACTCGGAACTTCCAAAACGGTCATTTCCCATGCAAAG ATTAGTAAGCATGTTTTTGAAGCAATAGCTTACGGGCTTCTGCTTAGTGAAGTTAACTTCATTTGGGTGGTTCGGCCTGGAATCGTGGCCTCTGATGATGCTAACGGTTTACCAGCTGGATTTGAGGACGCAGTTCAAGATAGAGGGTTGGTCGTTCCATGGTGCAATCAGGTTATGGTCCTCTCAAATCCAGCTGCTGGAGGGTTCTTTACACACTGTGGGTGGAATTCT GAACTAGTGGTTGATGATTGGAAGATTGGGATTAATCTTTGTGACGGATCATATATTGACAGAGAAGAAGTTGCTCTGAAGATTAAACGCTTGATGAGTGGAACTATCTTAAAGGGCTTAAATCAACGTATCATGGAAGTAAGGGTGAAATTGCATGATGGAGTACACATGGATGGATCGTCAGAGAGAAAGTTTGGCCGATGA
- the LOC105174356 gene encoding UDP-glycosyltransferase 86A1-like → MAENRGKPHAIMISVPYQGHINPFVNLALKIASKGFSITFVHFEFVHHRLSKAHHLHCNKTQVDIFSEARESGLDIRYTTISDGFPLEFDRDANYEEFWGRVLHEFPSRVDEFVRKTIKSDPYLLHFLVADTVFSWPATIAEKYNLVNVSLWTEPALVFTLAYHVDLLIENGHFPCKVNNIHEEVNYVPGVKSISTRDLTGMSVSFGSFVHTSRQVIEEIAYGLLLSEVHFIWVVREGILSSSDTKIMPDGYEDEVKDKGLIIPWSNQIRVLSNPAVGGFLTHNGWNSTIESLWCGVPMICYPFLFDQPTNRKLVVNDWKCGISLCDGTSVDRKEVAEKIKSFMSGAPSKRFRQEANKVKTILHHALEVDGSSEKNFNQFIKDLKDKIQSGTSN, encoded by the exons ATGGCTGAGAATCGCGGCAAGCCCCACGCTATCATGATCTCTGTCCCATACCAGGGCCATATTAACCCCTTCGTCAATCTAGCCCTCAAGATTGCTTCAAAGGGCTTTTCCATCACTTTTgttcattttgaatttgttcacCACAGGTTGTCTAAAGCCCACCATCTCCATTGCAATAAAACCCAAGTCGATATCTTTTCTGAAGCACGGGAATCAGGTCTTGACATACGCTACACGACTATTAGCGATGGCTTTCCTTTGGAATTCGATAGAGATGCCAACTATGAAGAGTTCTGGGGAAGGGTACTGCATGAATTTCCATCTCGTGTTGATGAATTTGTCAGGAAGACAATCAAGTCTGATCCATATTTGCTCCATTTCCTGGTAGCTGACACTGTTTTTTCTTGGCCTGCAACCATTGCTGAGAAGTACAACCTTGTCAATGTCTCACTTTGGACTGAACCAGCGTTGGTTTTTACTCTAGCTTACCACGTGGACCTTCTAATAGAAAATGGTCATTTCCCATGTAAAG TTAACAATATCCACGAGGAAGTTAATTACGTGCCTGGAGTTAAGTCAATAAGTACAAGAGACTTGACCGG CATGTCCGTCTCGTTCGGGAGCTTTGTGCACACTAGCAGGCAGGTAATTGAAGAAATAGCCTATGGGCTGCTTCTTAGTGAAGTACATTTCATTTGGGTGGTTCGAGAAGGAATTCTGAGCTCCTCGGATACTAAAATTATGCCTGATGGGTATGAAGATGAGGTCAAAGATAAAGGGTTGATAATTCCATGGTCTAACCAAATCAGGGTTCTCTCAAATCCAGCCGTTGGAGGATTCTTGACACACAACGGGTGGAATTCTACGATAGAGAGCTTGTGGTGTGGTGTTCCGATGATTTGTTATCCATTCTTGTTTGATCAACCTACCAATAGGAAGCTAGTGGTCAATGATTGGAAGTGTGGGATTAGTCTTTGTGATGGAACATCTGTTGATAGGAAGGAAGTTGCTGAGAAGATAAAGAGCTTTATGAGTGGAGCTCCTTCGAAGAGGTTTAGGCAAGAGGCGAATAAGGTGAAGACGATTTTGCATCACGCCTTGGAAGTTGATGGGTCCTCGgagaaaaatttcaatcaatttatcaAGGATTTGAAAGACAAAATTCAATCTGGAACAAGTAATTAA
- the LOC105174274 gene encoding UDP-glycosyltransferase 86A1-like, whose protein sequence is MAECHRKPHAIMISIPYQGHINPFVNLALKIASKGFSITFVHFESVHHRVSKAHHLHCNKTQVDIFSEARESGLDIRYTTISDGLPVEFDRYSNFEEYWGRILRDFPARVDEFVGKIIQSDPYVDYFFVADTFFPYPATIAEKYNLVNVSLWTQPALVFTLAYHLDLLRENGHFPCKDNIHEEVNYIPGVKPISTRDLVSVMKESEQGYHTMLTSLFMASDQAKKADFILHNTVHELEADTLSALNKYQPNYAIGPINFFKNLPTYTVSKSLWSESDCSEWLESKPPDSVLYVSFGSFVHTSRQVIEEIAYGLLLSQVNFIWAIREGILSSGDTNIMPNGYEDEVEDKGLIIPWCNQIRVLSNPAVGGFLTHNGWNSTIESMWCAVPMICYPFSYDQPTNRKLVVDDWKCGISLCDGTSVDRKEVAEKIKSFMSGAATKSFRQEADKVKTILHHALEVDGSSERNFDQFIKDLKDKIHSTTTSIK, encoded by the exons ATGGCCGAGTGTCACCGCAAGCCGCACGCTATCATGATCTCAATCCCATACCAGGGCCATATTAACCCCTTCGTCAATCTAGCTCTCAAGATTGCTTCAAAGGGCTTTTCCATCACTTTCGTTCATTTCGAATCTGTTCACCACAGGGTGTCTAAAGCCCACCATCTCCATTGCAATAAAACCCAAGTCGATATCTTTTCTGAAGCACGGGAATCAGGTCTTGACATACGCTACACGACTATTAGCGATGGCTTGCCGGTGGAATTCGATAGATATTCCAACTTTGAAGAGTACTGGGGAAGGATATTGCGTGATTTTCCAGCTCGTGTAGATGAATTTGTCGGAAAGATTATCCAGTCTGATCCATATGTGGACTATTTCTTCGTAGCCGACACTTTTTTCCCTTACCCTGCAACCATTGCTGAGAAGTACAACCTTGTCAATGTCTCACTCTGGACTCAACCAGCCTTGGTTTTTACTCTAGCTTACCACTTGGACCTTCTGAGAGAGAATGGGCATTTCCCATGTAAAG ATAACATCCACGAGGAAGTAAATTATATTCCTGGAGTCAAGCCGATAAGTACAAGAGACTTGGTTTCAGTTATGAAGGAATCGGAACAAGGATATCACACAATGCTCACATCTTTATTCATGGCATCTGACCAAGCGAAGAAGGCAGACTTTATACTGCATAACACTGTGCATGAATTAGAAGCCGATACGCTGTCAGCTCTAAACAAATACCAGCCTAACTATGCAATTGGccctattaatttttttaaaaatttgccCACATATACTGTCAGCAAGAGTTTATGGTCTGAATCAGACTGCAGCGAGTGGCTCGAGTCCAAGCCCCCCGACTCAGTTTTGTACGTCTCGTTCGGGAGCTTTGTGCACACTAGCAGGCAGGTAATTGAAGAAATAGCCTATGGGCTGCTTCTTAGCCAAGTAAATTTCATTTGGGCCATTCGAGAAGGAATTCTGAGTTCCGGTGATACTAATATTATGCCTAATGGATATGAGGATGAGGTTGAAGATAAAGGGTTGATAATTCCTTGGTGTAATCAAATCAGGGTTCTCTCTAATCCAGCCGTTGGAGGATTCTTGACACATAACGGGTGGAATTCGACAATAGAGAGCATGTGGTGTGCTGTTCCGATGATTTGCTATCCATTTTCGTATGATCAACCTACCAATAGGAAGCTAGTGGTCGATGATTGGAAGTGTGGGATTAGTCTTTGTGATGGAACATCTGTTGACAGGAAGGAAGTTGCTGAGAAGATAAAGAGCTTTATGAGTGGAGCTGCTACAAAAAGCTTTAGGCAAGAGGCAGATAAGGTGAAGACGATTCTGCATCACGCCTTGGAAGTTGATGGATCGTCTGAGAGGAATTTCGATCAATTTATCAAGGATTTGAAGGACAAAATTCATTCTACAACTACaagtattaaataa
- the LOC105174276 gene encoding UDP-glycosyltransferase 86A1-like has translation MGESHGKPHAIMISVPYQGHINPFVNLALKIASKGFSITFVHLEFVHHKLSKVHDHTTTADQVDFFFVARESGLDIRYTTISDGYPLEFDRDLHQLEYFNTLFHDFPARVDEFVGNIIQSDPFSVHFLVTDTIYHWPATIAHKYNLVNVSFWTELALVFSLGYHWDLLREKGHVPCKDNKEVEINYLPGIESISTRDVMSYLREEEIVLSEVLFVAFQEVKKADFVLHNTVQELESETLSALNKYLPNYAIGPINFSKILDTNTISKSLWPESDCTEWLDSKAPGSVLYVSFGSLVQTSKQVIQEIAYGLLLSEVNFIWVVREGIVSPGDTNVLPAGYQDKVRDKGLVISWCNQIKVLSNPAVGGFLTHNGWNSTVESMWCGVPMICCPITYDQLTNRKLVVDTWKIGISLCDGTSTVERNEVAEKIKSFMKGTALEGLKKEAEKVKETLHDALQIDGSSERNFHQFIKDLKGKIHATAARE, from the exons ATGGGTGAGAGTCATGGCAAGCCCCACGCCATAATGATCTCCGTCCCCTACCAGGGTCACATTAACCCATTTGTCAATCTAGCCCTCAAGATTGCTTCCAAGGGCTTTTCCATCACTTTTGTTCATCTTGAATTTGTTCACCACAAATTGTCCAAGGTTCATGACCATACCACTACAGCTGATCAAGTCGACTTCTTTTTTGTAGCTCGCGAATCAGGTCTTGACATACGTTACACAACGATTAGCGATGGTTATCCTTTGGAATTTGATCGAGATCTCCACCAATTGGAGTACTTCAATACCCTCTTTCATGATTTTCCAGCTCGTGTCGATGAATTTGTTGGGAATATAATCCAATCCGACCCATTTTCGGTACATTTCTTGGTTACTGACACTATTTATCATTGGCCGGCAACCATTGCCCACAAGTACAACCTTGTGAACGTTTCATTCTGGACCGAACTAGCTCTCGTATTTTCTTTAGGCTACCACTGGGATCTTCTAAGAGAAAAGGGCCATGTTCCTTGCAAAG ATAACAAAGAGGTGGAGATAAATTACCTTCCTGGAATTGAATCAATCAGCACAAGGGACGTGATGTCATATCTCAGGGAAGAGGAGATTGTATTGAGTGAAGTTTTGTTCGTGGCATTTCAGGAAGTAAAGAAGGCAGATTTTGTCCTGCACAACACAGTTCAAGAATTAGAATCTGAGACACTATCAGCTCTCAACAAATACTTGCCTAATTATGCAATTGGCCCtattaatttttccaaaattctCGACACCAATACTATCAGCAAAAGTTTGTGGCCAGAATCAGACTGCACTGAGTGGCTGGACTCCAAGGCCCCTGGCTCAGTTTTGTACGTGTCTTTCGGGAGTCTTGTTCAGACCAGTAAGCAGGTAATTCAAGAAATAGCTTACGGGCTTCTTCTTAGTGAAGTAAACTTTATTTGGGTGGTTCGAGAAGGTATTGTAAGCCCTGGTGATACTAATGTTCTGCCGGCCGGGTACCAGGACAAGGTTAGAGATAAAGGATTGGTAATTTCATGGTGTAATCAAATTAAAGTTCTTTCAAATCCGGCTGTTGGAGGATTCTTGACACACAACGGGTGGAACTCGACGGTAGAGAGCATGTGGTGTGGTGTTCCTATGATTTGTTGCCCGATAACCTATGACCAACTTACTAACAGGAAACTAGTAGTTGATACTTGGAAGATTGGAATTAGTCTTTGTGATGGGACGTCGACTGTCGAAAGAAATGAAGTTGCTGAGAAGATAAAGAGCTTTATGAAAGGAACTGCTTTAGAGGGTTTGAAGAAAGAGGCAGAAAAGGTTAAGGAGACTTTACATGATGCATTACAAATTGATGGGTCCTCGGAGagaaattttcatcaatttattaaGGATTTGAAGGGAAAAATCCATGCCACAGCTGCAAGAGAATAA
- the LOC105174275 gene encoding UDP-glycosyltransferase 86A1-like, with the protein MGESHGKPHAIMISVPYQGHINPFVNLALKIASKGFSITFVHLEFVHHKLSKAHDHTTTTDQVDFFSVARESCLDIRYTTICDGYPLEFDRDLHFLEYFNSLYHDFPARVDEFVGNIIQSDPYSLHFLVADTIYHWPATIAHKYNLVNVSFWTEPALVFSLGYHWDLLREKGHVPCKDNKEVEINYLPGVESISTRDVMSYLSGEEIILSDVLFLAFQEVKKADFILHNTVQELECETLSALNKYLPNYAIGPINFSKILDTNTISKSLWAESDCTEWLDSKSPGSVLYVSFGSLVQTSKQVIQEIAYGLLLSEVNFIWVVREGVVSPVNTNVLPTGYQDKVRDKGLVISWCNQIKVLSNPAVGGFLTHNGWNSTVERMRCGVPMICYPIAYDQLTNRKLVVDTWKIGISLCDGTSTVERNEVAEKIKSFMNGTAVEGLKKEAEKVKETLRDALQIDGSSERNFDQFIKDLKEKIHATAARE; encoded by the exons ATGGGTGAGAGTCATGGCAAGCCCCACGCCATAATGATCTCCGTCCCCTACCAGGGTCACATTAACCCATTTGTCAATCTAGCCCTCAAGATTGCTTCCAAGGGCTTTTCCATCACTTTTGTTCATCTTGAATTTGTTCACCACAAATTGTCCAAGGCTCATGACCATACCACTACAACTGATCAAGTCGACTTCTTTTCTGTAGCTCGCGAATCATGTCTTGACATACGTTACACAACGATTTGCGATGGTTATCCTTTGGAATTTGATCGAGATCTCCACTTTCTGGAGTACTTCAATTCCCTCTATCATGATTTTCCAGCTCGTGTCGATGAATTTGTTGGGAATATAATCCAATCCGACCCATATTCGCTACATTTCTTGGTTGCTGACACTATTTATCATTGGCCGGCAACCATTGCCCACAAGTACAACCTTGTGAACGTTTCCTTCTGGACCGAACCAGCTCTTGTATTTTCTTTAGGCTACCACTGGGATCTTCTAAGAGAAAAGGGCCATGTTCCTTGCAAAG ATAACAAAGAGGTGGAGATAAATTACCTTCCTGGAGTTGAATCAATCAGCACAAGGGACGTGATGTCATATCTCAGTGGAGAGGAGATTATATTGAGTGACGTTTTGTTCTTGGCATTTCAGGAAGTAAAGAAAGCAGATTTCATCCTGCACAACACAGTTCAAGAATTAGAATGTGAGACACTATCAGCTCTCAACAAATACTTGCCTAATTATGCAATTGGCCCtattaatttttccaaaattctCGACACCAATACTATCAGCAAAAGTTTGTGGGCAGAATCAGACTGCACTGAGTGGCTGGACTCCAAGTCCCCTGGCTCAGTTTTGTACGTGTCTTTCGGGAGTCTTGTTCAGACCAGTAAGCAGGTAATTCAAGAAATAGCTTACGGGCTTCTTCTTAGTGAAGTAAACTTTATTTGGGTGGTTCGAGAAGGTGTTGTAAGCCCTGTTAATACTAATGTTCTGCCGACCGGGTACCAGGACAAGGTTAGAGATAAAGGATTGGTAATTTCATGGTGTAATCAAATTAAAGTTCTTTCGAATCCGGCTGTTGGTGGATTCTTGACACACAACGGGTGGAACTCGACGGTAGAGAGGATGCGGTGTGGTGTTCCTATGATTTGTTACCCAATAGCCTATGATCAGCTTACTAACAGGAAACTAGTAGTTGATACTTGGAAGATCGGAATTAGTCTTTGTGATGGGACGTCGACTGTCGAAAGAAATGAAGTTGCTGAGAAGATAAAGAGCTTTATGAACGGAACTGCTGTAGAGGGTTTGAAGAAAGAGGCAGAAAAGGTTAAGGAGACGTTACGTGATGCATTACAAATTGATGGGTCGTCCGAGagaaattttgatcaatttattaaggacttgaaggaaaaaattcaTGCCACAGCTGCCAGAGAATAA